In Synergistaceae bacterium, the DNA window TTCGCGCACGGTGATTTCATGCAGTGTGATTTTCATATTCAGACATTCCCAAGCTCTTTTTCAGCTCATCACCCGTTATGAATATATGACAGTCCGGGTCATTCTTTATTTCGCCGATCATCTCTAAGTCAAACTCGTCCGGCTCCTCTTCGGGAATCAATGCCCATCTCGCAGCCTCGTCAAAATTACTGCTGATGAAATCCCACAGCCTTGACGCTTCCTCATCGCTCATTACACGCGAGGCCGTTATGTTTCTCCGCTGAAGTTCGCCTAATTTCGGTTTAGGGTGATAGTCAAGCACATTCATTTTCTTTCTCCTCCCTTGTATACCTCTCCGCGAGGCTTTATGCGGTATATGAGAATCACGTTGCCTAAGTCATCAAATATGACTCTGTATATTCCGACACGCAACCGCCATCCCGGCTGCCCTTCCATTTTCTTTATGTCGCCTTTTCCTTCGGGGATTTTTTCTATTGCGCTTATTATACGTTCTCTTGTCTGCGCGTTCTGCTTCATCAGAAATTTCTGCGCCTGCTTCGAGTACTCTATAACTTTCATGACGCTTTTTTTCTTTCACGCCTGGCCGCTGCTATTTCGGCTTCTATTTCCTCGTCTGACATATAGCCCCTCTGCCTCGCAATTTCGCGCATACTCTCGAATGCTTCCATCGCCCTCGCACGGATTATCGCCTCTATTATGCGTTCAGGATTGTCGCCTGAAATATCGAGCATAAGCAGAACGGGTTTTCCGTCATCCGTAAAAACTGCGCCGCCTCCGCTGTACTTCTCCATCAAGCCGCGAGCCGCTACAGAAATTTCTTCACGCGGTATATATTCGTATGTTGTGTTCATTTGGGACTCTCCTTTCACGCCTCATTATAGCCTGTTATATGAAGTCCGCTATCTTTCGGATAAAGAGTCTTCTGTAAATATTCCTGCCGTTAATTTTCGCGTTTCGTGATGTGCCTTCTATGTGGCATGGCGGGACTCCTTCAGCAAAATTTGTACCTGACATTCCGAGAATCTCAAACTGTTTCGGGTTGTACTTGTCGAGAAAAGTTATCGGGACTCCCATTATGCCGTCATAGT includes these proteins:
- a CDS encoding type II toxin-antitoxin system RelE/ParE family toxin; this encodes MKVIEYSKQAQKFLMKQNAQTRERIISAIEKIPEGKGDIKKMEGQPGWRLRVGIYRVIFDDLGNVILIYRIKPRGEVYKGGERK